One Osmerus eperlanus chromosome 23, fOsmEpe2.1, whole genome shotgun sequence DNA segment encodes these proteins:
- the oxa1l gene encoding mitochondrial inner membrane protein OXA1L — MAAIRSGVTPVCLTRCLFQRTSFSKRVKHTFPEGWNQRFIQSSHLHIDCRSPATRAVLGRRHHGRFLLVSAVSVRHNSSQTPIAPVPPSIPVVEASIPVSSPVIADPTPVITQPISESLVEAAPTALDVLHGPGAEVSLAELGLGCSTPVGLVQNMLEFFHVDLGVPWWGAIVIGTVLARMLVFPVIVKGQREAAKLNNVMPEMTKLTSKMNEAKQSGNKFDFAKAYADLTMFQKKHDVNPLRGFLVPLAQTPVFISFFIALRKMSYHPVPSMQTGGLFWFTDLTAADPYFILPLAVTGTMFFILELGAESGIDNPNMRAMKTVFRIMPFIILPLTINFPTAVFTYWLTSNCFSLGQVALLKHPLVRQKLRIPEKIIHPPSSMPPQDGLFDGIKKGWKNAQLVHQLEERERRIKNHLQLAAKGPLRQTFNHNPLQQVAPPRPAAAQAKTAAQPTSGKKRPWEETIG, encoded by the exons ATGGCAGCGATCAGAAGTGGGGTGACTCCAGTTTGCCTAACGAGATGTTTGTTTCAACGGACGAGTTTCTCTAAACGAGTTAAGCATACATTTCCAGAAGGATGGAATCAG AGGTTTATACAGAGCTCCCACCTTCACATAGACTGCAGGAGTCCTGCCACCAGAGCCGTCCTTGGCCGGCGACACCATGGGAGGTTCTTATTGGTCAGCGCTGTGTCAGTcaggcacaacagctcacag ACCCCAATTGCACCGGTTCCCCCGTCAATTCCAGTTGTGGAAGCATCCATTCCCGTTTCCAGCCCTGTCATCGCAGACCCCACCCCTGTAATCACACAACCGATCTCTGAGTCGCTGGTGGAGGCTGCTCCGACAGCCCTGGACGTGCTCCACGGGCCTGGAGCCGAAGTCAGCCTGGCGGAGCTGGGTCTGGGGTGCTCCACTCCTGTGGGTCTGGTCCAGAACATGCTGGAGTTCTTCCACGTGGATTTGGGGGTTCCCTGGTGGGGCGCCATCGTTATAG GCACAGTGCTAGCTCGAATGTTGGTGTTCCCAGTGATTGTGAAAGGCCAGAGGGAGGCGGCGAAGCTCAACAACGTGATGCCAGAGATGACCAAACTCACCAGTAAGATGAACGAAGCCAAACAGAGCGGAAACAAGTTTGACT TTGCCAAGGCCTACGCTGACCTCACCATGTTCCAGAAGAAGCATGACGTCAACCCTCTCCGTGGCTTCCTGGTCCCTCTCGCACAG acACCAGTCTTCATCTCCTTCTTCATCGCTCTGCGCAAGATGTCGTACCACCCGGTGCCCAGCATGCAGACAGGAGGGCTGTTCTGGTTCACTGACCTGACTGCAGCTGACCCCTACTTCATCCTCCCTTTAGCCGTCACAGGCACCATGTTCTTCAtactggag TTGGGGGCAGAGTCTGGTATAGACAACCCCAACATGCGAGCCATGAAGACTGTGTTCAGGATCATGCCCTTCATTATCCTGCCGCTCACCATCAACTTCCCCAcg gcGGTGTTCACCTACTGGCTGACCTCCAACTGCTTCTCCCTGGGCCAGGTGGCTCTGCTCAAACACCCTCTCGTCAGGCAGAAGCTGCGGATCCCAGAGAAGATCAtccaccccccatcctccaTGCCCCCCCAAGACGGCCTCTTTGACGGCATCAAGAAAG gcTGGAAGAACGCTCAGCTGGTCcaccagctggaggagagagagaggaggatcaaGAACCATCTGCAACTGGCCGCCAAAG GTCCTTTAAGGCAGACATTCAACCATAACCCCCTCCAGCAGGTGGCGCCACCCagaccagcagcagcacaggCCAAGACTGCTGCCCAGCCAACCAGTGGCAAGAAGAGGCCATGGGAAGAGACTATTGGATAA